In a genomic window of Microterricola viridarii:
- a CDS encoding AAA family ATPase — translation MAVFSEHDRRPIDELCAQWRESSLVGDASLLHSDEFPDSWSESSLEELNTKFWGNLLEGEEGGGSFESKWELQLKDASAEIRVLAAECLLVYYLVTVSVGPARKLEMINKTIGPDSPDLHVSSDSKAYQALQSWIANPGQYYNTRQDIHVGYLMDLALRLKRKSPEERSALLHDNPWGFAEFAEAGERQSDAMRHIVCHLLYPDHFERIASNQHKELVLKAFGELDTSGPDASPDEKLYSIRQALMQRLPKWDESRRDYYSSDLQPIWRPATKSGDHEALNPAFALEFKKQIVFYGPPGTGKTYRAGKLAETLIRTAALRQWGVGDYFNEPKAVDQAVADHVTRLQMHPSYGYPEFMVGLRLDADGGTTHQLGALPRLVNRMRDERERLGDRALPHVLILDEINRTDLSTMFGEAFSAMERDKRDTELELFAEDDDGVPIRFMIPADLYIIGTMNEIDQSVEALDFALRRRFFWFATPYDEEDLFSIWEAQWHEQSVVLDWGKAAPQLEELAGSISKLNARIGDLSELGPEYELGAAVFGDLPYFLGRQWSNKRHGRASGKYLWDAKDQPLAPLRSLWALSIQPVLAQYLAGSDRRAEQLGELERLLLTRPTS, via the coding sequence ATGGCTGTTTTCTCTGAACATGATCGCCGACCAATCGACGAACTGTGCGCTCAGTGGCGCGAGAGTTCGCTGGTCGGTGACGCCTCATTGCTGCATTCCGATGAGTTTCCGGACTCCTGGTCAGAGAGCAGTCTCGAAGAGTTGAATACGAAGTTTTGGGGCAATCTTCTCGAAGGCGAAGAAGGTGGCGGCAGCTTCGAGAGCAAGTGGGAGCTGCAACTCAAGGATGCCAGCGCTGAGATCCGGGTGTTGGCTGCAGAGTGCCTGCTGGTCTACTACCTGGTCACTGTTTCGGTGGGGCCCGCCCGAAAGCTCGAGATGATCAACAAGACCATCGGGCCTGATTCTCCAGATTTGCATGTGAGTAGCGACAGTAAGGCTTACCAGGCGCTGCAGAGCTGGATTGCCAATCCTGGTCAGTATTACAACACCCGTCAGGACATTCATGTTGGCTACCTGATGGACCTCGCTTTGCGGCTAAAGCGGAAGTCACCCGAAGAAAGGTCCGCACTTCTGCACGATAACCCCTGGGGGTTCGCGGAGTTCGCCGAAGCTGGAGAGCGCCAGAGCGACGCGATGCGCCACATCGTGTGTCATCTGCTGTATCCCGATCATTTCGAGCGGATCGCCTCGAATCAGCACAAAGAACTTGTACTGAAGGCATTCGGAGAACTCGACACAAGCGGTCCAGACGCTAGCCCAGACGAGAAGCTGTATTCAATCAGGCAGGCGTTGATGCAGCGACTGCCTAAATGGGACGAGAGTCGCCGCGACTACTACAGCTCCGATCTCCAACCGATCTGGCGTCCAGCTACCAAGTCCGGGGACCACGAGGCGTTGAACCCTGCATTCGCACTGGAGTTCAAGAAGCAAATCGTCTTCTACGGGCCGCCCGGCACCGGCAAGACTTATCGTGCGGGGAAGCTGGCCGAGACCTTGATCCGGACCGCGGCCTTGCGACAGTGGGGTGTGGGTGACTACTTCAACGAACCCAAGGCGGTTGATCAGGCCGTCGCCGACCATGTCACGCGTTTACAGATGCACCCGTCCTACGGCTACCCGGAGTTCATGGTCGGGCTACGGCTGGACGCCGACGGCGGGACCACCCACCAGCTTGGCGCGCTGCCGCGGTTGGTGAATCGGATGCGTGACGAACGAGAACGGCTGGGGGACCGCGCGCTACCGCACGTGCTGATCCTCGATGAGATTAACCGCACCGACCTCAGTACGATGTTCGGCGAGGCGTTCAGCGCAATGGAGCGGGACAAGCGCGACACCGAGCTTGAGTTGTTCGCCGAGGATGACGACGGTGTTCCGATCCGCTTCATGATCCCTGCGGATCTCTACATCATCGGCACGATGAACGAGATTGACCAGTCGGTCGAGGCCCTGGACTTCGCGCTGCGTCGCCGATTCTTTTGGTTCGCGACTCCGTACGACGAAGAGGACCTGTTCTCGATCTGGGAGGCACAGTGGCACGAACAGTCCGTAGTGCTGGACTGGGGCAAAGCTGCGCCGCAGCTCGAGGAATTGGCCGGGTCCATCTCCAAGTTGAACGCACGTATCGGCGACTTGTCCGAGCTAGGGCCGGAGTACGAACTCGGAGCAGCTGTGTTCGGTGACTTGCCGTACTTCCTCGGGCGCCAGTGGAGCAACAAGCGCCACGGCCGCGCCAGTGGCAAGTACTTGTGGGATGCCAAGGACCAACCGCTCGCGCCGCTTCGTTCGTTGTGGGCTTTGTCGATCCAGCCTGTACTGGCACAGTACCTGGCTGGATCGGACCGACGGGCCGAGCAGCTTGGTGAGCTTGAACGGCTCCTGCTGACCCGCCCAACAAGCTGA
- a CDS encoding 5-methylcytosine restriction system specificity protein McrC, producing the protein MTPEAYWDRRPNDAEQSWLSEIAELSPESFVLNAQLQADHEPTIEPILSRDFDGWRANRYIGEVRHKGRTLEIRPRLGVETITGWISTILNVQVLPRSAAHSNDQSSVVTQLLAALWRASVLTAGQHALPRTGLKVSSHGLSVKGRIDVGATAHRRAAGHHDLASTRVVRSYDNAPASAVVLADRYFDQRLAGDRWRGARLHEQMAVLRSATGARPKSPTLHEIRTARYSPITVKWRRAAELSWRILHEDPLGVAADDESTHGVLIDVAELWELFVLHCVGLAADEPVRHGTNEQASGHLARSTVEPRRSMGRLYPDVLVGEDPITALLDAKYKRLGGVRGVDREDLYQLHAYSSTFEAPIAALAYPATSVDLPMDERNSPWQTSNGTLSFLTLPTEKDRCVEKLAQWFGRSDSSR; encoded by the coding sequence TTGACCCCAGAAGCCTATTGGGACCGCCGACCCAACGATGCGGAACAGTCTTGGCTATCGGAGATCGCTGAACTTTCGCCGGAGTCATTTGTTCTGAATGCGCAGCTGCAGGCGGACCATGAGCCAACGATCGAGCCGATCCTGAGCCGTGACTTCGACGGTTGGCGCGCCAATCGCTACATCGGCGAGGTCCGTCACAAGGGGAGGACCTTGGAGATCAGGCCTCGCCTGGGTGTCGAGACAATCACCGGCTGGATCAGCACGATCCTCAACGTTCAGGTGCTCCCACGCTCGGCCGCCCACTCCAATGACCAGAGCAGCGTGGTCACGCAACTCTTGGCAGCTCTGTGGCGGGCTTCTGTGCTCACGGCGGGCCAGCACGCACTGCCAAGGACGGGGCTAAAAGTCAGCTCGCACGGATTGTCCGTTAAAGGTCGGATCGATGTCGGGGCCACCGCGCATCGAAGGGCCGCAGGGCACCACGACTTGGCCTCCACCCGGGTGGTGCGCAGCTACGACAACGCGCCGGCCAGCGCTGTAGTCCTGGCGGATCGATACTTCGACCAACGACTGGCCGGGGATAGGTGGCGCGGTGCCCGGCTCCACGAACAGATGGCCGTGCTGCGCAGCGCCACTGGGGCGCGGCCGAAGTCACCGACGCTGCACGAGATCCGGACCGCCCGTTACAGCCCGATAACTGTCAAATGGCGGCGGGCAGCTGAGCTGTCGTGGCGGATACTGCACGAGGATCCATTGGGTGTCGCTGCCGACGACGAGTCGACCCATGGCGTGCTGATCGACGTCGCCGAGCTATGGGAGTTGTTCGTGCTGCACTGTGTCGGTCTAGCCGCCGACGAGCCAGTAAGGCACGGAACAAACGAGCAGGCGTCTGGGCACCTCGCACGCTCCACAGTCGAACCCCGACGTTCAATGGGCAGGCTTTACCCTGATGTTTTGGTGGGGGAGGACCCGATCACGGCGCTACTGGATGCGAAGTATAAGAGGCTCGGTGGCGTGCGTGGCGTCGACCGTGAGGACCTTTACCAGCTTCATGCCTACTCCTCGACGTTCGAGGCCCCGATCGCAGCGCTGGCCTACCCGGCAACCAGTGTCGACCTGCCAATGGATGAGCGAAACAGCCCCTGGCAGACCAGCAACGGCACGCTCTCGTTCCTGACTTTGCCGACAGAGAAGGACCGTTGCGTCGAAAAGCTGGCGCAATGGTTCGGACGGTCTGATAGCTCGCGCTGA
- a CDS encoding ribonuclease HII, with amino-acid sequence MAVQLPTLELESELFAGGVRFVIGCDEVGRGAMAGPVSVGMAVIDAQSGTFPDGLRDSKLLSEKRREALAPLAAAWVLHSAVGEASAAEVDQFGITACLGLAGKRALLALHESGADVAASVVLLDGSQDWLNPALASPLRVQTRVKADRDCASVAAASVIAKVHRDRQMIAAHAAHPAYGWEGNKGYGSPAHMAAIVEHGATPLHRVSWIKSEAH; translated from the coding sequence GTGGCCGTGCAGCTGCCGACCCTGGAGCTGGAGAGCGAGCTCTTCGCCGGGGGCGTCCGATTCGTGATCGGCTGCGACGAGGTGGGCCGCGGCGCGATGGCCGGGCCGGTCTCCGTCGGCATGGCCGTCATCGACGCCCAGTCCGGCACGTTCCCCGACGGCCTGCGCGACTCCAAGCTGCTCAGCGAGAAGCGCCGTGAGGCGCTCGCCCCGCTGGCCGCAGCCTGGGTGCTGCACTCCGCCGTGGGCGAGGCGAGCGCCGCCGAGGTCGACCAGTTCGGCATCACCGCGTGCCTCGGCCTGGCCGGCAAGCGGGCCCTGCTCGCCCTGCACGAGTCTGGCGCCGATGTCGCGGCCAGCGTGGTGCTGCTGGACGGCTCGCAGGACTGGCTGAACCCCGCCCTCGCCTCGCCGCTGCGTGTGCAGACCCGGGTGAAGGCGGACCGCGACTGCGCGTCGGTGGCCGCGGCATCCGTCATCGCCAAGGTGCACCGCGACCGCCAGATGATCGCCGCCCACGCGGCGCACCCGGCGTACGGCTGGGAGGGCAACAAGGGCTATGGCAGCCCGGCGCACATGGCCGCGATTGTCGAGCACGGGGCGACGCCGCTGCACCGGGTGTCGTGGATCAAGAGTGAGGCGCACTGA
- a CDS encoding YifB family Mg chelatase-like AAA ATPase: MRVVGRTRAIALLGLSGAIVEVEADISAQLPKIVLIGLPDTALQQATHRVRAAAANAGIPLSPMAITVNLSPASLPKHGSGFDLAIALACLAAAGDLDGASIGRVVHIGELALDGRLRPVPGILPAVIAARRAGCDTVMVPSANVAEAALVPGIRVLGMPGLRDAAIWHGGNFEPIPLEAIELAHAAPQPAVLAQQPDIADIVGQDAAVLALQVAAAGGHHAFLLGPPGAGKTMLAERLPGLLPDLDEQASLEVSSIRSLSGLGVGGALSVRPPIESPHHTATAAAMVGGGSAVIRPGAAVRAGHGVLFLDEAPEFQTTVLDALRQPLESGVISIHRANAVAHFPARFQLLLAANPCPCGQFGVEGGDCTCPPNTRRRYLARLSGPLLDRIDIQLRVQRVTSTHLALAEQRAGEPGGTVLNTATARRAVEQARASAAARLDGTPWALNNEVPGEWLRARARRPGAQALAALDRALERGGVTMRGYDRVLRVAWSIADIEGAAVPGAEHIAQALYLRRGI, from the coding sequence GTGAGGGTCGTCGGCCGCACCCGCGCCATCGCCCTGCTCGGCCTGAGCGGCGCCATCGTCGAGGTCGAGGCGGACATCTCGGCCCAGCTGCCCAAGATCGTGCTGATCGGGCTGCCGGACACGGCGCTGCAGCAGGCCACGCACCGGGTGCGGGCGGCCGCGGCGAACGCAGGTATCCCGCTCTCGCCCATGGCGATCACCGTCAACCTCTCGCCGGCCTCGCTGCCCAAGCACGGCAGCGGCTTCGACCTGGCCATCGCGCTGGCCTGCCTGGCGGCGGCCGGCGACCTGGACGGGGCGTCGATCGGGCGGGTCGTGCACATCGGCGAGCTGGCCCTGGACGGGCGCCTCCGCCCGGTGCCCGGCATCCTGCCCGCGGTGATCGCCGCCCGCCGCGCCGGATGCGACACCGTGATGGTGCCGAGCGCGAACGTCGCGGAGGCCGCGCTGGTGCCCGGCATCCGGGTGCTCGGCATGCCCGGGCTGCGCGATGCGGCGATCTGGCACGGCGGCAACTTCGAGCCGATCCCGCTCGAGGCCATCGAGCTGGCGCACGCCGCGCCCCAACCGGCCGTGCTCGCCCAACAGCCGGACATCGCCGACATCGTCGGGCAGGATGCCGCCGTGCTCGCCCTGCAGGTGGCGGCCGCCGGCGGCCACCACGCCTTCCTGCTCGGGCCGCCCGGCGCCGGCAAGACGATGCTCGCCGAGCGGCTGCCCGGGCTGCTGCCAGACCTCGACGAGCAGGCGTCGCTGGAGGTCAGCAGCATCCGCTCGCTCAGCGGGCTCGGTGTCGGCGGTGCGCTCAGCGTCAGGCCGCCGATCGAGAGCCCGCACCACACCGCCACCGCGGCGGCGATGGTCGGCGGCGGCTCCGCCGTGATCCGGCCCGGTGCGGCCGTGCGCGCGGGGCACGGGGTGCTGTTCTTGGACGAGGCGCCCGAGTTTCAGACGACGGTGCTCGACGCGCTGCGGCAGCCGCTCGAATCCGGGGTGATCAGCATCCACCGCGCCAACGCGGTCGCTCACTTCCCGGCCCGTTTCCAACTGCTGCTGGCGGCCAACCCGTGCCCGTGCGGCCAGTTCGGAGTGGAGGGCGGGGACTGCACCTGCCCGCCGAACACGAGGCGGCGCTACCTCGCCCGGCTCTCCGGGCCGCTGCTGGATCGCATCGACATCCAGCTGCGGGTGCAGCGGGTGACCTCAACGCACCTGGCGCTGGCCGAGCAGCGCGCCGGCGAGCCGGGTGGCACCGTGCTGAACACCGCCACCGCCCGGCGGGCCGTCGAGCAGGCGCGGGCGAGCGCGGCGGCCCGGCTCGACGGGACGCCGTGGGCGCTCAACAACGAGGTGCCGGGGGAGTGGCTGCGCGCCAGGGCGCGCCGCCCCGGCGCACAGGCGCTGGCCGCGCTCGACCGGGCGCTGGAACGCGGCGGCGTGACGATGCGCGGCTACGACCGGGTGCTGCGCGTCGCCTGGTCGATCGCCGACATCGAGGGTGCGGCGGTGCCGGGAGCGGAGCACATCGCGCAGGCGCTCTACCTGAGACGAGGGATCTGA
- the lepB gene encoding signal peptidase I, which yields MTDTSQELRRDRRPSRGSRRKRGVLLFLRDLLIIFVIAIMVSFVVKTFLIRSFFIPSESMRETLQVHDRIIVNQLVPDVVPVERGDVVVFQDPGGWLAPSTPIEQNPIVASVDWLLSLVGLSAPDSNDHLIKRVIGLPGDHVECCNALGQMSVNGVPLDESPYVTLPVGDSRVSRDDFEATVPAGSLWVMGDNRYNSKDSRYNGETPGKGFVPIDNVVGRAFVVSWPLSHWAWLDNYPGVFAGVPDSTPSTAPSGEGR from the coding sequence GACTGACACGAGCCAGGAGCTGCGCCGCGACCGCAGGCCATCGCGAGGATCCCGGCGCAAGCGGGGCGTTCTGTTGTTCCTGCGAGATCTGCTGATCATCTTCGTCATCGCGATCATGGTCTCCTTCGTGGTCAAGACCTTCCTGATCCGCTCCTTCTTCATCCCGTCCGAGTCGATGCGGGAGACGCTGCAGGTGCACGACCGGATCATCGTGAACCAGCTGGTGCCCGATGTCGTCCCGGTCGAGCGCGGCGACGTCGTCGTGTTCCAGGATCCGGGCGGCTGGCTGGCGCCGTCGACGCCGATCGAGCAGAACCCGATCGTCGCCAGCGTCGACTGGCTGCTCTCGCTGGTCGGGCTCTCCGCACCGGACAGCAACGACCACCTGATCAAACGCGTCATCGGGCTGCCCGGCGACCACGTCGAGTGCTGCAACGCCCTCGGCCAGATGAGCGTGAACGGCGTGCCGCTGGACGAGTCGCCCTATGTCACGCTGCCCGTCGGCGACAGCCGCGTCTCCCGCGACGACTTCGAGGCGACGGTCCCGGCCGGGTCGCTCTGGGTGATGGGCGACAACCGCTACAACTCCAAGGACTCCCGCTACAACGGCGAGACGCCCGGCAAGGGCTTCGTCCCGATCGACAACGTCGTCGGCCGCGCGTTCGTGGTCAGCTGGCCGCTCTCGCACTGGGCCTGGCTGGACAACTATCCCGGCGTCTTCGCCGGTGTGCCGGATTCCACGCCCAGCACCGCGCCGAGCGGCGAGGGGCGCTAG
- a CDS encoding DNA-processing protein DprA — protein sequence MANLGITEREIAGLLPPLRARGDTAASAGELAELFARATWTGIAEPGDRAAGLLVTALGAHRALAALIERWPVERLLAEVDPAERAGRGTLGRELTDARERWSPRLNSAAAVRALQGAVRLGCRLAVPGDAEWPTGVDDLGVHAPLALWWRGQPESMAAMRRSFALVGARAATGYGEHITMEASAGLVDRGFAIVSGAAYGIDGTAHRAALASGGVTVAFLAGGLDRFYPSGHDALLHSIVATGAVISELPCGASPTRWRFLQRNRLIATASQATVVLEAGHRSGSLNTAGHAAGVFH from the coding sequence ATGGCGAATCTGGGCATCACCGAACGGGAGATCGCGGGCCTGCTGCCGCCGCTCCGGGCCCGCGGCGACACCGCGGCATCCGCCGGGGAGCTCGCCGAGCTCTTCGCCCGGGCGACGTGGACGGGCATCGCAGAGCCGGGGGACCGGGCGGCCGGGCTGCTCGTGACCGCGCTCGGCGCGCACCGCGCGCTGGCGGCCCTGATTGAGCGGTGGCCGGTGGAGCGCCTCCTCGCCGAGGTCGACCCGGCGGAGCGCGCCGGGCGGGGCACGCTCGGCCGCGAGCTCACCGACGCACGGGAGCGCTGGAGCCCGCGGCTGAACTCGGCCGCCGCGGTGCGCGCGCTGCAGGGGGCCGTCCGCCTCGGCTGCCGGCTCGCCGTGCCGGGCGACGCCGAATGGCCGACCGGCGTCGACGATCTCGGCGTGCACGCGCCGCTCGCGCTCTGGTGGCGCGGCCAGCCGGAGTCGATGGCGGCCATGCGGCGCTCGTTCGCCCTGGTCGGAGCCCGGGCGGCGACCGGCTACGGGGAGCACATCACCATGGAGGCCTCGGCCGGCCTCGTCGACCGCGGCTTCGCCATCGTCTCCGGGGCGGCCTACGGCATCGACGGCACGGCGCACCGGGCCGCGCTGGCCAGCGGCGGCGTCACCGTGGCGTTCCTCGCCGGCGGGCTGGACCGCTTCTACCCGAGCGGGCACGACGCGCTGCTGCACAGCATCGTCGCGACCGGGGCGGTGATCTCCGAGCTGCCGTGCGGGGCCTCGCCGACCCGGTGGAGGTTCCTGCAACGCAACCGACTGATCGCAACGGCCAGCCAGGCCACGGTCGTGCTGGAGGCCGGGCACCGCTCCGGCTCCCTCAACACCGCCGGGCACGCGGCGGGTGTGTTCCATTAG
- a CDS encoding IS481 family transposase, translating into MSHANAALTPRHRLRLARLIVDDGWPVAHAATHFNVSWPTARRWADRYAALGRDGMQDRSSRPHRSPTKTPPDVVRKIVHLRWKQRLGPIAIAAKLGLPASTVHAVLVRCRLNRLHHVDKRTGEVVRRYEHDKPGAMIHVDVTKFGNIPDGGGHRFVGRQQGNRNRAATIGAPRSKNREPIIGRAFVHTVIDDHSRVAYAEIHDDETAATAVGVLHRAVSWFSARGVSVERVLSDNGSAYKSHLWRDACQALGIKAKKTRPYRPQTNGKIERFHRTLGEGWAFKRFYASESARRNALPAWLHEYNHHRPHTAIGGRPPISRLTNLPGQYS; encoded by the coding sequence ATGTCCCACGCTAACGCTGCTTTGACGCCGCGGCACCGTCTGCGCCTCGCGCGTCTGATTGTCGACGACGGCTGGCCGGTCGCCCACGCGGCCACCCATTTCAACGTGTCCTGGCCGACCGCGAGGCGCTGGGCTGATCGGTACGCCGCGCTGGGCCGGGACGGCATGCAGGACCGCTCCTCCCGCCCGCACCGCTCCCCGACGAAGACCCCGCCGGACGTGGTGCGGAAGATCGTGCACCTGCGCTGGAAGCAGCGTCTCGGGCCGATCGCGATCGCGGCCAAGCTCGGCCTGCCGGCGTCGACGGTGCACGCCGTGCTGGTGCGCTGCCGGCTGAACCGGCTGCACCACGTCGACAAGCGCACTGGGGAAGTGGTCCGCCGCTACGAGCACGACAAGCCCGGGGCGATGATCCACGTCGATGTGACCAAGTTCGGCAACATCCCCGACGGCGGCGGGCACCGCTTCGTCGGCCGCCAGCAGGGCAACCGGAACCGGGCCGCCACGATCGGCGCCCCGCGCAGCAAGAACCGCGAACCGATCATCGGGAGAGCCTTCGTGCACACCGTCATCGATGACCACTCCCGGGTCGCCTACGCCGAGATCCACGACGACGAGACCGCCGCCACGGCCGTCGGCGTGCTGCACCGGGCGGTGTCCTGGTTCTCCGCCCGCGGCGTGAGCGTCGAGCGTGTCCTCTCGGACAACGGGTCCGCCTACAAGTCCCACCTCTGGCGCGACGCCTGCCAGGCCCTGGGCATCAAGGCGAAGAAGACCCGCCCCTACCGGCCGCAGACCAACGGCAAGATCGAGCGCTTCCACCGCACCCTGGGCGAGGGCTGGGCTTTCAAGCGCTTCTACGCCTCCGAGTCAGCCCGCCGCAACGCGCTCCCGGCCTGGCTCCACGAATACAATCACCACAGGCCCCACACCGCGATCGGAGGCCGCCCGCCCATCAGCCGGTTGACCAACCTCCCTGGGCAGTACAGCTAG
- a CDS encoding YraN family protein, which translates to MAERDVPLGGRGNQRRDNQRLGNQWLGRYGEQQAVRYLESTGYRVLERNWRCRQGEIDVVAEQRGQLVFVEVKTRTSDAFGHPFEAITAAKLRRMHVLARLWCAAHPGITGPVRLDVIGVLAPGGSLPRIEHLEGVHA; encoded by the coding sequence ATGGCTGAACGTGATGTCCCACTCGGCGGGCGCGGCAATCAACGCCGCGACAATCAACGGCTGGGCAATCAGTGGCTGGGCCGCTACGGCGAGCAACAGGCCGTGCGCTACCTGGAGTCCACCGGCTACCGGGTGCTCGAGCGCAACTGGCGCTGCCGGCAGGGCGAGATCGATGTCGTCGCCGAGCAGCGCGGCCAGCTTGTCTTCGTCGAGGTGAAGACCCGAACGAGCGACGCCTTCGGCCACCCCTTCGAGGCCATCACCGCCGCCAAACTGCGCCGGATGCACGTGCTGGCGCGGCTCTGGTGTGCGGCCCACCCCGGCATCACCGGCCCGGTGCGGCTGGACGTGATCGGCGTCCTCGCCCCCGGCGGGTCCCTCCCGCGCATCGAGCACCTCGAGGGCGTGCACGCGTGA
- a CDS encoding DUF2469 family protein, translated as MDEDEFEDYDREVELALYREYRDIVAQFQYVVETERRFYLANEVDLVRRDTEHDFYFELTMKDVWVWDVYRSDRFVKSVRVLTFKDVNIEELATKEFELPKELALDE; from the coding sequence ATGGATGAAGATGAATTCGAGGACTACGACCGCGAGGTCGAGCTGGCGCTCTACCGCGAGTATCGCGACATCGTGGCGCAGTTTCAGTACGTCGTCGAGACGGAGCGCCGCTTCTATCTGGCCAACGAGGTCGACCTCGTGCGCCGCGACACGGAGCACGACTTCTACTTCGAGCTGACCATGAAGGACGTCTGGGTGTGGGACGTCTACCGCTCGGACCGCTTCGTGAAGTCGGTGCGCGTGCTGACATTCAAGGACGTCAACATCGAGGAGCTCGCCACCAAGGAGTTCGAGCTGCCCAAGGAGCTCGCGCTCGACGAGTAG